In Candidatus Babeliales bacterium, the DNA window CCAGAAGCACAAGCTAATCGTGAACTTACGTTAAAGGAAAAATTTTTTAGAGAATTAGATGATTTTATGGGGTTAGAAAATTTAGGATTTAAATCAATATCAAAAGAAAATGAACAATTTATTCGAGCGATTATTCATGAGCTTGAAATGGATAATTATTGTATTGAAATTCGGCGAATGAGTAATCATGCTCAACAAATAGTTGGGCGAATGAATGCTTTTGTAACTTATTCATTTAAAAAAGAAGAACATGCATATATGTTTATTAGTGAGGAATGGTTTGAAACATTATCAGAAAATGAAAAACAAGCATTAGTAAGACATGAATTAATGCATTTAAAATATGATCATGTTTCTCGCAAGCAAATTTTGGCAGGATTGGTACTTTGTAGTTATTATTACTTTATTTATAAAGTGTTTTTTGATTATCAATCGTTTCAGATTAATAAAACGTCAAAAATTATGTATAAGAGTAGCCCATTCATATTTTTTACTTCTTTATTATTGTTATGTAAATTTTCAAGATTTTGTGAAAAACAAGCTGATATTCAAGCAGCCAAAACCGTGTCTGATAAACAAGGTTTTATAAATCTTTTTAAAAAATTTAAGGAATGTGAGGACCCAGAATCTAAATTCCGTCTAAAGCGTTTTGTAAAAAATTTATTTAGACCCATTTTGAAATTATTTAATACGCATCCTGAACTTGATGAACGAATAGCTTATATAGAAAATCTTGAGTAATTGAAGGGGAGCTTACGCTCCTCTTTTTAATTAGTAGTCTAATTTTAAAAATTCTGTTAACTCTGTTCTTGCAACGATAAAAAGAAATACAATAGAAAAAACGGTATTCAGATTTTTTCTTTAAAGGGAAATATATCAATGCAGCATAAAAAAATAGAACCTGCATTACAAAAAAAACTAGATAAAATTCTAGCTCAGTATGAACCGGTAAAAGCTATAGCACAAAAAATATTTAAAAAAGAAGGGGTACCATTTATTGTTGGTGGTGCGGTTCGTGATCTTTTTTTAGGTTTATCAATCAAGGATTTAGATATTGAAGTGCATGGGCTTTCATTAGAAGAGCTTGAAAATATTTTAAAAGAATTTGGTTCAGTAAATTTAGTTGGTAAAGTATTTGGCGTTTTGCGATTACATAATCTTGATGCGGATTGGTCGGTGCCGCGTACAGATGAGCCAGGACGAAAACCTAAAGTAACACTTGATCCTACAATGAGTTTTGAAAAAGCCTTTTTGCGTCGTGATTTAACTATGAATGCAATGGGCATTAATATTATTACTTATGAATTAATTGATCCATTTAATGGCTTGCATGATTTAGAAAATGGTATATTGCGCACGCCAGAGCCAACATTATTTTTAGAAGATCCATTACGTTTTTATCGAGTGATGCAATTTATTGGCCGTTTTGAAATGCAACCAGATAAGCAATTAAATGAATTATGTAAATCAATGGATATCAGCACGGTATCTAAAGAACGTATATCAGAAGAATTTAATAAATTATTTTTAAAATCAGACAAGCCATCATTTGGCTTTCGTTGGCTTGATTCAATTGGAAGATTAACGGAAATATTGCCGGAACTTGCAGCCTCAAAAAAAGTGGAGCAAGGTAAAAAATGGCATCCAGAAGGCAATGTATTTGAGCACACAATGCAAGCACTCGATGCGGCAGCGCGATTGGAGTATGAGTCTGATGAGCAAAAATTAATTATTATGTATGCAGCGCTTTGTCATGATTTGGGTAAAGTTACGACCACTGAAGAAAACGACGATGCGATAACAAGCCGAGGCCATGCGCAAGAAGGCGAACGTTTGGCAAAAAAAATGCTTAAACGGATTATGAATAATAAAGAATTAATTAAAACGGTAGCAAAATTAGTACATTATCATATGCAACCGTTGGAATTTGAAAGAGGTAAAGCAAAATTACCTGCTTATAAACGATTAGCAAAGAAATTGGCTCCTGAAGCTAATTTGAGTCTTTTAGTAAAATTAGCAATAGCAGATAGACAAGGTAGAAATCCAAAAGGGCATGAACCATTGGATACCATGCCAGAAGCAATTACTGATTTTATAAAAAAAGCAAAACAAGCAGGTGTTTTTGAACGGGTAGAAGAACCTATTTTGCAAGGTAAAGACTTACTTGATGTAATGGAGCCCGGCCCGCAAATGGGAAAAGTGCTTGATAAAGCTTATCAAATTCAAATCGAAAAAGGTATTATCGATAAACAAGAACTTAAAAAGCGTGCGCTGGATTCAGTGGTTCATTAAGCATTAAGCATTTTAATAACTTTGTGTACTCTTTCATCATTTTTTCTATTTGGGTTCAATGAATCACCAACAAGATATTTGGATTTCCCATTTATTTTTTGTGCTGATAGAGTAAACCAATGTCCCATGCCACCGCCTTTTTCTTTCATGGTACCTAATAAGAAATTTACATTAGC includes these proteins:
- a CDS encoding M48 family metallopeptidase; amino-acid sequence: MNKYNILFLYFISAMCGLNATLDIDRPEAQANRELTLKEKFFRELDDFMGLENLGFKSISKENEQFIRAIIHELEMDNYCIEIRRMSNHAQQIVGRMNAFVTYSFKKEEHAYMFISEEWFETLSENEKQALVRHELMHLKYDHVSRKQILAGLVLCSYYYFIYKVFFDYQSFQINKTSKIMYKSSPFIFFTSLLLLCKFSRFCEKQADIQAAKTVSDKQGFINLFKKFKECEDPESKFRLKRFVKNLFRPILKLFNTHPELDERIAYIENLE
- a CDS encoding HD domain-containing protein; this encodes MQHKKIEPALQKKLDKILAQYEPVKAIAQKIFKKEGVPFIVGGAVRDLFLGLSIKDLDIEVHGLSLEELENILKEFGSVNLVGKVFGVLRLHNLDADWSVPRTDEPGRKPKVTLDPTMSFEKAFLRRDLTMNAMGINIITYELIDPFNGLHDLENGILRTPEPTLFLEDPLRFYRVMQFIGRFEMQPDKQLNELCKSMDISTVSKERISEEFNKLFLKSDKPSFGFRWLDSIGRLTEILPELAASKKVEQGKKWHPEGNVFEHTMQALDAAARLEYESDEQKLIIMYAALCHDLGKVTTTEENDDAITSRGHAQEGERLAKKMLKRIMNNKELIKTVAKLVHYHMQPLEFERGKAKLPAYKRLAKKLAPEANLSLLVKLAIADRQGRNPKGHEPLDTMPEAITDFIKKAKQAGVFERVEEPILQGKDLLDVMEPGPQMGKVLDKAYQIQIEKGIIDKQELKKRALDSVVH